Proteins encoded in a region of the Mycolicibacterium duvalii genome:
- a CDS encoding MmpS family transport accessory protein, with the protein MNRSYTANSPYSLTPTERLRSGRGRSSGLDYEPYEDFEDNADLDTDAMPPFDRSYDRRYDRSYDAVEDYDEYVDEAHVDRRWMWIGGVAGTILFVAVIVVSTMLSGSDSGSVSATVVTSDAPSPSAAAPAPSTTAPPAPRIAAPPTRSLPAETITTITPTPEAPAPSATPAPVLPAPQAAPPPAAAAPGTVTYRVTGDRALLDMVTVIYTDQQGALQTEVNVALPWSKTVVLDPGVTLSSVTATSVGGKLNCSITDANGALLVAQNSNSMITNCTR; encoded by the coding sequence ATGAACAGGTCATACACCGCGAATTCGCCGTACTCGCTGACGCCGACCGAACGACTCCGCAGCGGGCGCGGCAGGTCGAGCGGCCTGGACTACGAGCCGTACGAGGACTTCGAGGACAACGCCGACCTCGATACCGACGCGATGCCGCCGTTCGATCGGTCCTATGACCGGCGCTATGACCGGTCCTACGACGCTGTCGAGGACTACGACGAGTACGTCGACGAAGCGCACGTCGACCGGCGCTGGATGTGGATCGGCGGAGTGGCCGGAACGATCCTGTTCGTCGCGGTCATCGTCGTCAGCACCATGCTCAGCGGCAGCGACAGCGGATCGGTGTCGGCGACCGTCGTGACCTCCGATGCCCCGAGCCCGAGCGCCGCCGCGCCGGCACCGTCGACGACGGCCCCACCGGCGCCGCGGATCGCCGCGCCGCCGACACGGTCCCTGCCCGCCGAGACCATCACCACCATCACCCCCACCCCGGAGGCGCCGGCGCCGTCAGCGACGCCCGCGCCGGTGCTGCCGGCACCGCAGGCCGCGCCGCCGCCGGCCGCGGCCGCCCCCGGCACGGTCACCTACCGCGTCACCGGCGACCGGGCGCTGCTCGACATGGTGACCGTCATCTACACCGACCAGCAGGGCGCGTTGCAGACCGAGGTCAACGTCGCGCTGCCGTGGTCGAAGACCGTGGTGCTCGACCCCGGCGTCACGCTGAGCTCGGTCACCGCGACCAGTGTGGGCGGCAAGCTGAACTGCAGCATCACCGACGCCAACGGCGCGCTGCTGGTCGCGCAGAACTCCAACTCGATGATCACCAACTGCACGCGGTAG
- a CDS encoding DUF3107 domain-containing protein gives MEVKIGVTDSPRELVLNSAQTPAEVEKLVVDALDAGTGVLALTDEKGRRFLVPNAKIAYVEIGPAEARRVGFGVGLDAGKKD, from the coding sequence GTGGAGGTCAAGATCGGTGTCACCGACAGCCCGCGCGAATTGGTTCTCAACAGCGCGCAGACACCGGCCGAGGTGGAGAAGTTGGTCGTCGACGCCCTCGACGCCGGCACCGGGGTGCTGGCCCTGACCGACGAGAAGGGCCGACGCTTCCTGGTGCCCAACGCGAAGATCGCCTACGTCGAGATCGGCCCGGCCGAGGCCCGCCGCGTCGGGTTCGGGGTGGGGCTCGACGCCGGTAAGAAGGACTAG
- a CDS encoding MGMT family protein: MPAITDEQVETVRALVAAIPAGSVATYGDIAAAAGLSSARIVGWIMRTDSSDLPWHRVIRASGEPAPHLRSEQLARLRTEGVPAVDGRVPLRQYRHAF, from the coding sequence GTGCCGGCGATCACCGACGAGCAGGTTGAGACGGTGCGGGCGCTGGTCGCGGCGATCCCCGCGGGCAGCGTGGCGACCTACGGCGACATCGCCGCTGCGGCAGGGCTTTCCAGTGCCCGTATCGTCGGCTGGATCATGCGCACCGATTCGTCGGACCTGCCCTGGCACCGCGTGATCCGAGCATCGGGCGAGCCCGCACCGCATCTGCGCAGCGAGCAACTTGCACGACTGCGCACCGAGGGGGTGCCGGCCGTCGACGGCCGGGTGCCGCTGCGGCAGTATCGCCACGCGTTCTGA
- a CDS encoding DUF3152 domain-containing protein: MTYDSRVRGGQVGPEGHENGRVPVLHDQWREPLRALRDPLAEQPGRIRSNRDEHKRWRKQTWLGRFVSTYGWRAYALPVLVVLTAVVIYQTITGTSAPPLVADAEDPVQGPPTIGAASTEIVGAPPKGLTEFDANLPTGILPDGGPFTPAGAGTWRIVPGATPQVGQGTTKVFTYTVEVEDGIDTTTFGGDDGFARMVSETLANPKSWTHNPQFAFVRVDAAAGVPPDFRVSLTSPMTIRNGCGYDIQLEASCYNPAFEGQPRVFVNEARWVRGAVPFQGDVGSYRQYLINHEVGHAIGYQRHEQCAENGELAPIMMQQTFSTNNDDAARFDPGTVVPDGKTCRFNPWPYPIA; the protein is encoded by the coding sequence GTGACCTATGACTCCCGTGTGCGCGGAGGGCAAGTGGGTCCCGAGGGCCACGAGAACGGGCGCGTACCGGTGCTGCACGACCAGTGGCGCGAGCCGCTGCGCGCACTGCGCGACCCGTTGGCCGAACAGCCTGGTCGGATCCGGTCCAACCGGGACGAGCACAAGCGGTGGCGCAAGCAGACCTGGCTGGGCCGTTTCGTGTCGACCTACGGCTGGCGCGCGTACGCGCTGCCGGTGCTCGTGGTGCTGACCGCGGTGGTCATCTACCAGACCATCACTGGGACCAGCGCGCCGCCGCTGGTCGCCGACGCCGAGGACCCGGTACAGGGCCCGCCGACCATCGGCGCGGCCAGCACCGAGATCGTCGGCGCGCCACCGAAGGGGCTGACCGAGTTCGACGCCAACCTGCCGACCGGGATCCTGCCCGACGGCGGACCGTTCACCCCGGCCGGTGCCGGCACCTGGCGCATCGTGCCCGGGGCCACCCCGCAGGTGGGGCAGGGCACCACGAAGGTGTTCACCTACACCGTCGAGGTGGAGGACGGCATCGACACCACGACGTTCGGCGGCGACGACGGCTTCGCCCGGATGGTCAGCGAGACGCTGGCCAATCCCAAGAGCTGGACGCACAATCCGCAGTTCGCGTTCGTCCGGGTCGACGCGGCCGCCGGGGTGCCGCCCGACTTCCGGGTGTCGCTGACCTCCCCGATGACCATCCGCAACGGCTGCGGCTACGACATCCAGCTCGAAGCCTCCTGCTACAACCCGGCCTTCGAGGGGCAGCCCCGCGTGTTCGTCAACGAGGCGCGCTGGGTGCGCGGCGCGGTGCCGTTCCAGGGCGACGTGGGCTCCTATCGGCAGTACCTGATCAATCACGAGGTCGGACACGCCATCGGCTATCAGCGCCACGAACAGTGCGCCGAGAACGGCGAGCTGGCGCCGATCATGATGCAGCAGACCTTCTCCACCAACAACGACGACGCGGCCCGTTTCGACCCCGGCACCGTCGTCCCCGACGGCAAGACCTGCCGCTTCAACCCCTGGCCGTATCCGATCGCTTGA
- a CDS encoding TetR/AcrR family transcriptional regulator → MSELAKTAQRRSGQPANGSGVSGAGAARRGNRMPRDERRGQLLAAASEVFVDRGYHAAGMDEIADRAGVSKPVLYQHFSSKVELYLAVLARHVDNLVSGVRQALRTTTDNRQRVRAAVQAFFDFIEHDGQGYRLIFENDYVTEPQVAAQVKVATESCTDAVFDLISHDSGLEPHRARMIAVGLVSISVDSARYWLNNERPIDKDDAVEGTVAFIWGGLSHVPLTRS, encoded by the coding sequence ATGAGCGAACTCGCCAAGACGGCGCAGCGGCGGAGCGGCCAGCCCGCCAACGGCAGCGGGGTTTCCGGTGCCGGCGCCGCCCGGCGCGGCAACCGGATGCCCCGGGACGAGCGCCGAGGGCAGCTTCTGGCCGCCGCCAGCGAGGTTTTCGTCGACCGCGGCTATCACGCCGCCGGCATGGACGAGATCGCCGATCGTGCCGGAGTCAGCAAACCGGTGCTGTATCAACACTTCTCGTCGAAGGTCGAGCTGTACCTCGCGGTGCTCGCGCGCCATGTGGACAATCTGGTCTCCGGCGTGCGTCAGGCGCTGCGCACCACCACCGACAACCGGCAGCGGGTGCGCGCCGCGGTGCAGGCGTTCTTCGACTTCATCGAGCACGACGGCCAGGGTTACCGGCTGATCTTCGAGAACGATTACGTGACCGAACCGCAGGTGGCCGCGCAGGTCAAGGTGGCCACCGAGTCGTGCACCGACGCGGTGTTCGACCTGATCAGCCACGACTCGGGGCTCGAGCCGCACCGCGCCCGGATGATCGCGGTCGGCCTGGTCAGCATCAGCGTCGACTCGGCGCGCTACTGGCTGAACAACGAGCGTCCGATCGACAAGGACGACGCCGTCGAGGGCACCGTGGCCTTCATCTGGGGTGGGCTGTCCCACGTGCCGCTGACCCGGTCCTAG
- a CDS encoding TIGR02569 family protein has product MTAERPPEHVLTAFGLSGVQPVPLGASWEGGWRCGEVVLSLVPDHARAAWSAKVRETLFVDGVRLARPVRSTDGRYVVAGWRADTYVAGTPEPRHDEVVSAAVRLHEATAKLERPRFLTQPPVAPWSDVDVFTAADRAAWEDRPLHSLPPGARVAPSTTDGQKSIELINQLAALRRPTKSPSQLVHGDLYGTVLFAGTAAPGITDITPYWRPPAWAAGVIVVDALSWGEADDGLIERWNTLPEWPQMLLRALMFRLAVHALHPRSTSAAFPGLARTAALVRLAA; this is encoded by the coding sequence GTGACCGCAGAGCGACCACCAGAGCACGTACTCACGGCTTTCGGGCTGTCCGGGGTGCAGCCGGTGCCGCTCGGCGCCAGCTGGGAGGGTGGCTGGCGCTGCGGTGAGGTCGTGTTGTCGCTGGTGCCCGACCACGCCCGCGCGGCGTGGTCGGCCAAGGTGCGCGAGACCCTGTTCGTCGACGGGGTGCGGCTGGCGCGGCCGGTGCGCTCGACCGACGGACGCTATGTCGTCGCCGGCTGGCGCGCCGACACCTACGTGGCCGGCACGCCCGAACCCCGCCACGACGAGGTGGTCTCGGCCGCGGTCCGGTTGCACGAGGCCACCGCCAAGCTCGAACGTCCCCGGTTTCTGACCCAGCCGCCGGTGGCGCCGTGGTCGGACGTCGACGTGTTCACCGCCGCCGACCGGGCCGCCTGGGAGGACCGGCCGCTGCACTCGCTGCCGCCGGGCGCGCGGGTGGCGCCCTCGACGACGGACGGGCAGAAGTCGATCGAGCTGATCAACCAGCTCGCCGCGCTGCGCCGACCCACCAAGAGCCCGAGCCAGCTCGTGCACGGCGACCTGTACGGCACGGTGCTCTTCGCCGGCACCGCCGCGCCCGGCATCACCGACATCACGCCGTACTGGCGGCCCCCGGCGTGGGCCGCCGGCGTGATCGTCGTCGATGCGCTGTCCTGGGGCGAAGCCGACGACGGCCTCATCGAACGGTGGAACACGCTGCCGGAGTGGCCGCAGATGTTGTTGCGCGCGTTGATGTTCCGGCTTGCCGTGCACGCGCTGCACCCGCGGTCGACCTCGGCGGCGTTCCCCGGTCTGGCCCGCACGGCCGCCCTGGTGCGCCTGGCCGCCTGA
- a CDS encoding alpha/beta fold hydrolase, which produces MTDVLHTYRYGPAGPARVLAIHGLTGHGKRWETLFERHLPDISALAPDLLGHGHSSWDPPWTIDANVAALAALLDDGPPAVIVGHSFGGALALNLAAARPDAVAALVLLDPAVGLDGARMREIADQMYASPDYTDRAEARQEKVDGSWAEVADSELERELDEHLVDLPNGRTGWRISVPAMLCYWSELTRPVPIPRDGTPTTLVRAARVDPPYASDELIAGLDAGLGANLTVLEWDCDHMVPLARPGETAELIRRHLA; this is translated from the coding sequence GTGACCGACGTTCTGCACACCTACCGCTACGGGCCCGCCGGGCCGGCCCGCGTCCTGGCCATCCACGGGCTGACCGGCCACGGCAAGCGCTGGGAGACGCTGTTCGAGCGGCACCTGCCCGACATCAGCGCGCTCGCACCGGATCTGCTCGGCCACGGCCACTCGTCGTGGGATCCGCCCTGGACCATCGACGCCAACGTCGCGGCCCTGGCGGCGTTGCTCGACGACGGGCCTCCCGCGGTGATCGTGGGTCATTCGTTCGGCGGCGCGCTGGCGCTCAACCTGGCCGCCGCGCGCCCGGATGCGGTCGCCGCGCTGGTGCTGCTCGACCCGGCGGTGGGCCTCGACGGCGCCCGCATGCGTGAGATCGCCGACCAGATGTACGCCTCGCCGGACTACACCGACCGCGCCGAGGCCCGCCAGGAGAAGGTCGACGGCTCGTGGGCCGAGGTCGCCGACAGCGAGCTGGAACGTGAACTCGACGAGCATCTCGTCGACCTGCCCAACGGACGCACCGGGTGGCGGATCAGCGTCCCGGCGATGCTGTGTTACTGGAGTGAGCTGACCCGGCCCGTCCCGATCCCGCGGGACGGCACTCCGACCACGCTGGTCCGCGCCGCCCGTGTCGATCCGCCGTATGCCTCCGACGAGCTGATCGCCGGCCTCGATGCCGGGCTCGGCGCGAATCTGACCGTGCTGGAATGGGATTGCGATCACATGGTGCCGCTGGCCCGCCCCGGGGAGACCGCGGAGCTGATCCGCCGACACCTGGCCTGA
- the moeZ gene encoding adenylyltransferase/sulfurtransferase MoeZ, which yields MSSPLPPLVEPAAELTHDEVARYSRHLIIPDLGMDGQKRLKNAKVLVIGAGGLGSPTLLYLAAAGVGTIGIVEFDVVDESNLQRQIIHGQSDIGRPKGQSARDSIHEINPLIDVRLHEFRLEPDNAVELFEQYDLILDGTDNFATRYLVNDAAVLAGKPYVWGSIYRFEGQVSVFWEDAPDGLGLNYRDLYPEPPPPGMVPSCAEGGVLGILCSSIASVMGTEAIKLITGIGEPLLGRLMVYDALDMTYRTIKIRKDPSTPKITELIDYEAFCGVVSEDAAQAVAESTVTPRELRDMLDSGKYALIDVRESVEWDINRIDGAELIPKSAIEAGDGLAKLPHDRVPVLYCKTGIRSAEALAAVKKAGFSDALHLQGGIVAWAKQYEPDMVMY from the coding sequence GTGTCATCCCCGTTACCGCCGCTGGTCGAGCCAGCGGCCGAACTCACCCATGACGAGGTCGCCCGCTACAGCCGGCACCTCATCATCCCCGACCTCGGGATGGACGGGCAGAAACGGCTGAAGAACGCCAAGGTGCTGGTCATCGGTGCCGGCGGTCTGGGCTCGCCGACGCTGCTGTACCTGGCCGCGGCCGGTGTCGGGACCATCGGGATCGTCGAGTTCGACGTCGTCGACGAGTCGAACCTGCAGCGTCAGATCATCCACGGCCAGTCCGACATCGGGCGGCCCAAGGGGCAGAGCGCGCGGGACTCCATCCACGAGATCAACCCGTTGATCGACGTCCGTCTGCACGAGTTCCGGCTGGAGCCCGACAACGCGGTCGAACTGTTCGAGCAGTACGACCTGATCCTCGACGGCACCGACAACTTCGCGACCCGCTACCTGGTCAACGATGCGGCCGTGCTGGCCGGAAAGCCCTATGTGTGGGGCTCGATCTACCGGTTCGAAGGCCAGGTCTCGGTGTTCTGGGAGGACGCGCCCGACGGATTGGGCCTGAACTACCGCGACCTGTACCCCGAGCCGCCGCCGCCGGGGATGGTGCCGTCCTGCGCCGAGGGTGGCGTGCTCGGCATCCTGTGTTCGTCGATCGCGTCGGTGATGGGCACCGAGGCGATCAAGCTGATCACCGGGATCGGTGAGCCGCTGCTGGGCCGGTTGATGGTCTACGACGCGCTGGACATGACCTACCGCACGATCAAGATCCGCAAGGATCCGTCGACGCCGAAGATCACCGAGCTGATCGACTACGAGGCGTTCTGCGGCGTGGTGTCCGAGGACGCCGCCCAGGCGGTCGCCGAGTCCACCGTCACCCCGCGGGAACTGCGCGACATGCTCGATTCGGGCAAGTACGCGCTGATCGACGTCCGCGAATCGGTCGAGTGGGACATCAACCGCATCGACGGCGCCGAGCTGATCCCGAAGTCGGCCATCGAAGCCGGCGACGGCCTGGCCAAGTTGCCGCACGACCGCGTGCCGGTGCTGTACTGCAAGACCGGCATCCGCTCGGCCGAGGCGCTGGCGGCCGTGAAGAAGGCCGGGTTCTCCGATGCGCTGCACCTGCAGGGCGGGATCGTGGCCTGGGCCAAGCAATACGAACCCGACATGGTGATGTACTAA